The Prunus persica cultivar Lovell chromosome G8, Prunus_persica_NCBIv2, whole genome shotgun sequence genome includes a region encoding these proteins:
- the LOC18768156 gene encoding RHOMBOID-like protein 13, whose translation MGRPLVFEILEKPATSCFIGICSAIWFYIQKKNIGYSHVGLSYETAIAGHHWRIITSAFSHISILHLVFNMSALWSLGVVEKLGPIGLGMEYYLQYTLVLVVLSGALVLGMYHILIQKFKIEYFRRVTAVGYSCVVFGWMTILSVKQPTSKLHLFGFLSLPISFAPFESLIFTSIIVPQASFIGHLSGIVVGYAIAWGLIHGMNNYWAVSMLGWIVLVSVFSLKRSGAYDFSFLEIESVTDPSLPSVRFVGNGRTLQMSALPATGVELV comes from the coding sequence ATGGGTAGGCCGTTGGTTTTCGAGATCTTGGAAAAACCAGCCACGAGTTGTTTCATAGGAATATGCAGTGCAATTTGGTTCTACatacagaagaaaaacattgGGTATTCACATGTGGGCTTGAGTTATGAAACTGCCATTGCAGGGCACCATTGGAGGATTATAACTTCAGCTTTTTCTCATATAAGCattcttcatcttgttttcaATATGAGTGCACTTTGGAGTCTTGGGGTAGTAGAAAAGTTGGGGCCTATAGGTCTCGGGATGGAATATTATCTGCAGTACACACTTGTCTTGGTTGTACTTTCCGGAGCGCTAGTCTTGGGGATGTACCATATCTTAATCCAAAAATTCAAGATTGAGTATTTTCGGAGAGTTACTGCTGTTGGGTATTCTTGTGTTGTTTTTGGTTGGATGACGATTCTTTCTGTCAAGCAACCTACATCCAAGTTGCATCTTTTTGGATTTCTTTCACTTCCCATTAGTTTTGCTCCATTTGAGTCACTTATTTTTACTTCAATCATCGTTCCTCAAGCAAGTTTTATCGGTCATTTATCTGGAATTGTTGTTGGGTATGCTATCGCATGGGGTTTAATTCATGGTATGAACAACTACTGGGCAGTTTCCATGTTGGGATGGATTGTACTTGTTTCTGTGTTCAGTTTGAAGCGATCTGGTGCATATGATTTCAGTTTTCTTGAGATTGAATCTGTTACTGATCCTTCATTGCCATCTGTACGGTTTGTTGGAAATGGTAGAACATTGCAAATGAGCGCATTACCAGCTACAGGTGTTGAGCTTGtgtaa